One Pleuronectes platessa chromosome 9, fPlePla1.1, whole genome shotgun sequence genomic region harbors:
- the LOC128448304 gene encoding GTP cyclohydrolase 1 2-like: protein MEYHHASEMNGVVSEYLNMRIESTHNDLCKEKESKEAEESQKRSLIEKSYSTILSELGEDVGREGLLRTPLRAAKAMQFLTKGYKETTQDILNDAIFDENHEEMVIVKDIELFSLCEHHLVPFFGKAHIAYLPNKKVVGLSKLARIVEIYSRRLQVQERLTKQIASAISEALEPAGVAVVIEAVHMCMVMRGVQKMNASTVTSVMLGRFRDDFKTRQEFLALTMRK, encoded by the exons ATGGAGTATCACCATGCATCAGAGATGAACGGAGTCGTGTCCGAGTACCTGAATATGCGCATCGAGTCCACACATAACGACTTGTGCAAAGAGAAGGAGTCCAAGGAAGCTGAAGAATCCCAAAAGCGGTCCCTGATTGAGAAATCGTACAGCACCATCCTGAGTGAGCTTGGAGAGGACGTGGGTCGAGAGGGACTCCTCCGGACGCCGCTGCGTGCAGCCAAAGCCATGCAGTTCCTCACCAAAGGCTACAAAGAAACCACCCAGG ATATTTTGAACGACGCAATCTTTGACGAGAACCACGAGGAGATGGTGATTGTCAAGGACATCgagctgttctctctctgtgaacATCACCTGGTGCCCTTCTTCGGCAAG GCTCACATAGCATACCTCCCAAACAAGAAAGTGGTTGGTCTCAGCAAACTTGCAAG AATTGTTGAGATCTACAGCAGGAGGCTTCAAG TTCAGGAGCGTCTGACCAAGCAGATCGCTTCAGCCATCTCTGAGGCTCTGGAGCCTGCGGGAGTAGCAGTGGTGATTGAGGCTGT TCACATGTGCATGGTGATGAGAGGTGTGCAGAAGATGAACGCCAGCACCGTTACCAGTGTCATGCTGGGAAGATTCCGCGACGATTTCAAGACCAGACAGGAGTTTCTCGCCCTCACAATGAGGAAGTAA
- the LOC128448333 gene encoding GTP cyclohydrolase 1 2, which produces MEYHHASEMNGVVSEYLNMRIESTHNDLCKEKESKEAEESKKRSLIEKSYSTILSELGEDVGREGLLRTPLRAAKAMQFLTKGYKETTQDILNDAIFDENHEEMVIVKDIELFSLCEHHLVPFFGKAHIAYLPNKKVVGLSKLARIVEIYSRRLQVQERLTKQIASAISEALEPAGVAVVIEAVHMCMVMRGVQKMNASTVTSVMLGRFHDDFKTRQEFLALTMRK; this is translated from the exons ATGGAGTATCACCATGCGTCAGAGATGAACGGAGTCGTGTCCGAGTACCTGAATATGCGCATCGAGTCCACACATAACGACTTGTGCAAAGAGAAGGAGTCCAAGGAAGCTGAAGAATCCAAAAAGCGGTCCCTGATTGAGAAATCGTACAGCACCATCCTGAGTGAGCTTGGAGAGGACGTGGGCCGAGAGGGACTCCTCCGGACGCCGCTGCGTGCAGCCAAAGCCATGCAGTTCCTCACCAAAGGCTACAAAGAAACCACCCAGG ATATTTTGAACGACGCAATCTTTGACGAGAACCACGAGGAGATGGTGATTGTCAAGGACATCgagctgttctctctctgtgaacATCACCTGGTGCCCTTCTTCGGCAAG GCTCACATAGCATACCTCCCAAACAAGAAAGTGGTTGGTCTCAGCAAACTTGCAAG AATTGTTGAGATCTACAGCAGGAGGCTTCAAG TTCAGGAGCGTCTGACCAAGCAGATCGCTTCAGCCATCTCTGAGGCTCTGGAGCCTGCGGGAGTAGCAGTGGTGATTGAGGCTGT TCACATGTGCATGGTGATGAGAGGTGTGCAGAAGATGAACGCCAGCACCGTTACCAGTGTCATGCTGGGAAGATTCCACGACGATTTCAAGACCAGACAGGAGTTTCTCGCCCTCACAATGAGGAAGTAA
- the LOC128448338 gene encoding GTP cyclohydrolase 1 2-like translates to MEYHHASEMNEVVSEYLNMHIESKHNDLGKEKESKEAEDLEKRSLIEKSYSTILSELGEDVGREGLLRTPLRAAKAMQFLTKGYKETYQDILNDAIFDENHDEMVIVKDIELFSLCEHHLVPFFGKAHIAYLPNKKVVGLSKLARIVEIYSRRLQVQERLTKQIASAISEALEPAGVAVVIEAVHMCMVMRGVQKMNASTVTSVMLGKFHDDPKTRKEFLALTMRK, encoded by the exons ATGGAGTATCACCACGCATCAGAGATGAACGAAGTTGTGTCCGAGTACCTGAACATGCACATCGAGTCCAAACATAACGACTTGGGCAAGGAGAAAGAGTCCAAGGAAGCTGAAGATTTGGAAAAGCGGTCCCTGATTGAGAAATCGTACAGCACCATACTGAGTGAGCTTGGAGAGGACGTGGGTCGAGAGGGACTCCTCCGGACGCCGCTGCGTGCAGCCAAAGCCATGCAGTTCCTCACCAAAGGCTACAAAGAAACCTACCAGG ACATCTTGAACGACGCGATCTTTGATGAGAACCACGACGAGATGGTGATTGTCAAGGACATCgagctgttctctctctgtgaacATCACCTGGTGCCCTTCTTCGGCAAG GCTCACATAGCATACCTCCCTAACAAGAAAGTGGTTGGTCTTAGCAAACTTGCAAG aaTTGTTGAGATCTACAGCAGGAGGCTTCAAG TTCAGGAGCGTCTGACCAAGCAGATCGCCTCAGCCATCTCGGAGGCTCTGGAGCCTGCGGGAGTAGCAGTGGTGATTGAGGCTGT TCACATGTGCATGGTGATGAGAGGTGTGCAGAAGATGAACGCCAGTACTGTGACAAGTGTCATGCTGGGAAAATTCCATGACGATCCCAAGACCAGAAAGGAGTTTCTTGCCCTTACAATGAGGAAGTGA